ATGGGGATCGTTATAAAGATTGGGCAGGGTGCTAAACCAGGTATTGGAGGCCATCTCCCAGGATCAAAGGTTACCGAGCCCATATCACTTACCAGAAGGATCCCGGTGGGCTCTGATGCGATTTCTCCAGCGCCTCATCATGATATATACTCGATAGAAGATTTAGGGCAGAGGATTGAGGCTCTGAAAGAGGCTACTGGAAAGCCTGTATATGTTAAGGTAGCTGCGACAAACTATGTGCCATACATAGTTACTGGGATAGCTAGGATGGGGGCTGATGGGGTTATAATTGATGGTCATGGAGCCGGTACTGGTGCGACACCTATAATGGTTAGGGATAATCTAGGGATACCCATAGAGCTTGCTGTTGCATCTGCCCATGATATGCTAGTTAGGAACGGGCTTAGAGATGGTTTCTATATAATAGCTGGTGGTAGGGTCTCGAGTGCTTTAGATGCGGCAAAGCTCATAGCACTTGGAGCTGACGCTGTTAACATCGGAACAGCTGCTCTCATAGCTATGGGCTGTATAATGATACATAAATGTCATATAGGTAACTGCCCTGCTGCTCTAACAAACAAGATAGATGGATCCAGAGTTCTTAACCTAGAATTCGCCTTTAGAAACCTAGTAAACTTCATAAAAGGCTTCACCCTAGAGCTCTCAAATATCTTAGACGCCCTGGGTCTCAAGAGTGTAAGGGAGCTAAGGGGTAGAAGGGATCTTCTATATGGGGATGGGCTTCCAAAAAGGATCCTCGAGATCCTTGGAATCGATGGATCGATTAGAGATCCCCCATATAGGATAGGCGATATATGGAGTAGAAGAAGAATCTCTTACCTAGGAGAGCTAATAGCTAAGGGCGAGCCTGTAATAATAGGTATGGGGAGCACAGCACCCCCAGATGTTGAGAAGCCATATAGAATAACGGATTGGCTCAGAATAGATGGTGCCCAGGTTACCAGACCCCCGATAGATCCTTATAGGGAGGATGTGGAGCAGGGCTTCTACCTAGCAGGTGGAAGGCTATATATATCATCTCCAATATTCTTCGATGTTACAGATGGCGATAAAAACATAGTTTCTTCTATCAAGTGGGCATCTCTAGCACTTGGGGTGGGGCTCTTTGCACATACAATAGAGCCGTGGTATAGAGATATATCTATCACATCAGATCATACAGGTGTTGTTAGATGGAGTTACAAACCATCTACTGGGGTATATCTTGTTGTACCAG
This is a stretch of genomic DNA from Sulfolobales archaeon. It encodes these proteins:
- a CDS encoding glutamate synthase-related protein; this encodes MGIVIKIGQGAKPGIGGHLPGSKVTEPISLTRRIPVGSDAISPAPHHDIYSIEDLGQRIEALKEATGKPVYVKVAATNYVPYIVTGIARMGADGVIIDGHGAGTGATPIMVRDNLGIPIELAVASAHDMLVRNGLRDGFYIIAGGRVSSALDAAKLIALGADAVNIGTAALIAMGCIMIHKCHIGNCPAALTNKIDGSRVLNLEFAFRNLVNFIKGFTLELSNILDALGLKSVRELRGRRDLLYGDGLPKRILEILGIDGSIRDPPYRIGDIWSRRRISYLGELIAKGEPVIIGMGSTAPPDVEKPYRITDWLRIDGAQVTRPPIDPYREDVEQGFYLAGGRLYISSPIFFDVTDGDKNIVSSIKWASLALGVGLFAHTIEPWYRDISITSDHTGVVRWSYKPSTGVYLVVPASTSKIEGLLELKGLLGYIVDEDLGDEDLEVVVSDLDTRLKEAGARYSYDIIAKSSRLRDPGDVLKLILLGADSVIIPATILEKAIGIGSRDALDRKAFNLIAGMKKEIALIAGAAGAYSLQSTFTGNRELLRAVALSDTIANRIRVKQAGSP